One Candidatus Eisenbacteria bacterium genomic window, ATGGGGCTGAGCGAGACCCAGATCGAGGCTCTCAATCTCTATATGTTCTCCTTGCGGCGAAGCGAGCTGCCCGAGGCCTTCTGGCCGAAGGATCGGATCCGCGCCGAGCGCTTTGGCGCGCGCGAGTTCGCCTCGGACGGCGCCACGCTCTATGGCGCCTTCTGCGCCGCCTGTCACGGGGCCGATGGACGGGGGATGCGCTATGCCGGGATGCCTCCCTTCCCAGCCATCGGGGGAAGAGACTTCCTGAGTATCGCGTCGGACTCCTTCTTGGCTGTCACGATCCGGTCCGGCCGGCCGGGGCGCCGGATGCCCGCATGGGGGTCTCCCGGCGGGCCGTTCAGCGAGTCCGAGATCGACGGGATCGTGCGCCACATCCGCGGGCTTGGAGAAGGGACGCCCTTCGCGGGCGACAGCGGGCCCCGTCGATGGATCGTCGCAGATGCGATTCGGGGCGAGTCCCTTTACAAAGCCAACTGCTCCCTCTGCCATGGCCCTGGGGGAGAGGGGGGCGAAGGGCCCGCGCTCAACAATCAGGTCTTTCTGTCGAGCGCCTCGGATCTCTACCTGCTCGAGACGATCCGGGGCGGACGCGGCGGCACGTCGATGACGGGCTTCGCGAGTGGCACGAACGTCTCCAGCGCCCTCGCGCCGAGCGAGATCGAGCAGCTCGTCGCCTTCATCCGAACCTGGGAGGTGAAGCAGTAATGAACGACCGGCTAACCCGCAGAGGATTCATGCAGCTCGCCGCGGCCGCGGGCTTCGAGCTGTCCCTTGCGTCCGCCTCGCGCGCTTGGGACCTCGACGCGATCGACAACCCGCTGGCCAGCTATCCGAGCCAGGACTGGGAGCGCGCCTACAGGGATCTCTGGCGCTACGACTCCGAATTCAGCTTCGTATGCGCCCCAAACGACACGCACAACTGTCTGCTGCGTGCCTACGTCCGATCCGGCGTCGTCACTCGCGTGGGCCCCAGCATGCGCTACGGCGAGGCGGTCGACCAGGACGGCAACGGAAGCTCGCATCGCTGGGATCCGCGTATCTGTCAGAAGGGGCTCGCTCTCACCCGGCGTTTCTACGGCGACCGCAGGCTGCGCCATCCCATGGTGAGGGCTGGCTTCAAGAGATGGGTCGACTCGGGTTTCCCGCGGGGCGAGAACGGATTGCCTCCTGCCGAGTACTTCAATCGAGGCCGCGACGAGTGGGTCCGGGTCAGCCATGAGGAAGCGGCCAGACTGGTGGCCCGCGCCATGGACAACATCGCGCGGACCTACACCGGCGCCGAGGGAGCCGAGCGGCTCAAGGCTCAGGGATACGGCGAGGAGATGATCGGCGTCATGAAAGGCGCCGGCACCCAGTGCATGAAGTTCCGCGGGGGGATGCCGCTCCTCGGTCTGACCCGGGTGTTCGGCCTCTACAGGATGGCCAACTCGATGGCGCTTCTCGACGCGAAGATCCGCGGGGTGGAACCCGGCGACGCGCTGGGCGGGAGGGGATTCGACAACTACTCCTGGCACACCGATCTTCCACCGGGTCATCCGATGGTTACGGGCCAGCAGACCGTCGAGTTCGACCTTCACGCCGTCGAGCATGCGGAAACCGTCGTCGTGTGGGGAATGAACTGGATCACGACCAAGATGCCGGACGCCCACTGGTTGACGGAAGCGCGTCTGAAGGGAACCAAGGTCGTCGTGATCGCCTGCGAGTACTCCGCGACCTCGAGCAAGGCGGATGAGGCGATCGTCGTTCGCCCGGGGACGACTCCGGCGCTTGCCCTGGGGCTTGCTGGCGTGATCCTGCGCGAGAAGCTCTACGACGATGACTATGTTCGGAGGTGGACCGATCTCCCCGCGCTGGTGCGGATGGACACGGTGAAGTTCTTGAAGGCGGGGGAGGTCTTCGGGGGAGTGCCGGCCCCTCTGACCAACCAGACGAAGGTCCTCGCGGACGGGGAGAAGCCCCCGCCTCCCGGGAAGCAGGACGAAATGCTCATTCCCGCGGCGCTGCGATCGGAATGGGGCGATTACGTCTGGTGCGACCGACGGGATCGATCGCCGAGGGCTCTCACGCGCGATCAGGTCGGGGTCCACTCGGAAGTCGAGGACCCGCTCATCGAGGGCACAGTGGAGATCCGGCTCGCCGACGGCTCGACGGTGCGCTGCCGCCCGGTCTTCGATCTCATCCAGGAATATATCGCGCACTTCGACCCGAAGACGACCGAGGAGCTGACCTGGGCCCCCGCCGAAGCCGTGGAGCGCCTGGCCCGCCACATCGCCCGAAGCCCGGGCAAGACCCTCTTCGCGATCGGGATGGGGCCGAACCAGTTCTTCAACAATGACAACAAGGACAGGGCCCTCTTTCTCCTGGCGGCACTCACAGGGAATGTCGGCAAGGTTTCCGGCAACGTGGGCTCCTACGCCGGCAACTACAGAGTGGCCCTCTTCAACGGCGCGCCACAGTATATCAACGAGAATCCCTTCGATCTGGAGCTGGATCCTTCGAAGCCGGCCAAGGTGAAGCAGTATTGGCGCCCCGAATCAGCCCACTACTACAACCACGAAGACCACGCGCTCAAGGTCGGGCACAAGATGCTGACCGGCAAGACCCACATTCCTGCGCCGACGAAGTCCCTCTGGTTCGCGAACGCGAACTCGATCCTCGGGAACGTGAAGTGGCACTACAACACGGTCGTGAATGTTCTGCCGCGAATCGAGATGATCGCCGTGCAGGAATGGTGGTGGTCGACCTCCTGCGAATGGGCGGACGTCGTCTTCGCAGTCGATTCCTGGTGCGAGATGAAGCACCCGGACATGACCGCTTCGGTGACGAATCCCTTCTTGAATGTCTTCCCCCGAAGCCCGTTGCCGCGGATCTTCGACTCGAGAGGGGACATCGAGATCCTGGCGATGGTCGGACGGGCGCTCGCCGAGCTGACCGGCGACAGCCGCTTCGTCGACTGCTGGAAGTTCGTCGACGAAGAGAGAGCCGACGTCTACTTGCAGCGGATCATCGACGGCTCAGCGAATGCGCGCGGGTACCGTTTCTTGGACCTCGAGGAGAAGGCGCAGCGCGGTGTGCCCGCCCTGATGATGGGCCGGACGAATCCGAAGAGCGTCGGGTACGAGCAGGTCGCCGACTCCCGCCCCTGGTACACCAAGTCCGGCCGTCTCGAGTTCTATCGCGACGAGGATGAGTTCATCGAGGCGGGGGAGAACCTCCCGGTCCATAGGGAACCGATCGACTCCACTTTCTATGAGCCGAATGTGATCGTCGCCCCGCCCCATGAGGCCCTCCGGCCAGCCGGGCCGGCTGCCTACGGGGTGGAGCGCGGGGATCTTTCTTGCGAGGTCCGGCAGGGAAGAAACGTCGTTCTGACTTGGGCCGAGACGAGGAGAACCGCGCACCCGCTCGCGAAGGACGGCTACAGGTTCATCTTCCACACCCCAAAGTACCGCCACGGCTCCCACACCCTGCCTGTGGACACAGACATGGTGGCGCTCCTCTTCGGGCCCTTCGGCGACATCTATCGCCGCGACAAGCGGGTGCCGTTCGTGAGCGAGGGGTATGTTGATATCCATCCCGAGGATGCCAGGGGCCTCGCGGTCGAGGACGGCGACTATGTCTGGGTCGATTCCGATCCGAGTGATCGGCCCTTCCGAGGTTGGCAGGGGAACGCCAAGGACTATGCCTTCTCCAGGCTCCTCTGCCGCGCACGATACTATCCGGGCACGCCGCGAGGAGTGACGCGAATGTGGTTCAACATGTACGGCGCCACCCCCGGTTCGGTGGAGGGCAGCCGCGCACGCCCCGACGGTCTCGCCAAGAACCCGCGCTCCGGCTACATCGCCCTCTTCCGAAGCGGGTCCCATCAATCGGCGACGAGGGGCTGGCTGAAGCCGACGCTGATGACCGACTCGCTCGTACGGAAGGATCTCTTCGGCCAGACGATCAACAAGGGGTTCCTCCCAGACGTGCATTGCCCGACCGGCGCCCCGCGCGAGGCGATTGTCAAGATCACGCGCGCGGAGCCGGGAGGCCTGGGAGCCATGGGGCTCTGGCGTCCCGCGGCCTCGGGGCTACGTCCGCGGTACGAGAGCGCGGCCATGAAGCAATACCTCGCCGGCGGGTTCGCCGCGGGAGCGGAGGAGAAGGGAGGGAAGAGCTGATGGCCCTCGTGCATAACTGGCAGCTCGACCGGGCGATGTCGTACTGGTATCCGGAGAGTCGGCCCAAGAAGCAGTTCGCGGCGGTCTTCGACACCAACAAGTGCATCGCCTGCCAGACTTGCACTCTGGCGTGCAAGACGACCTGGACCTCCGGACAGGGACAAGAGTACATGCTCTGGAACAACGTGGAGTCCAAGCCGTATGGCTTCTACCCCCTCGGGTGGGACGTGCAACTCCTCGAGAGGCTCGGCGGCCAGAGCTGGAGCGGAAGACACTACGAGGGAAGAACGATCTTCGAGGCCGCGGGAGCGGGGGAGCGGGTCCTTGGATGGCGCCCAGACGAACTGGACTACGCCTACCCGAACGTCGGCGAGGACGACTCGGCCGGAGCGGAGCTGCAAACGGGGGCCTTCATGGAGTTGCCCCACACGAAGTGGTTCTTCTACCTGGCCCGCATCTGCAACCACTGCACCTATCCGGCCTGCCTTGCTTCCTGCCCGCGGTCGTCGATCTACAAGCGCCAAGAGGATGGGGTCGTCCTCATCGATCAGAGCCGATGCCGCGGCTACCAGGAATGCGTGAGGGCCTGCCCCTACAAGAAGACATTCTTCAATCCAATGACGAGCACTTCCGAGAAGTGCATCGGGTGTTTCCCGAAGATCGAGATGGGGCAGCAGCCGCAGTGCTTCGTCAATTGCATCGGCAAGATCCGGCACGTCGGCTGGATCAGCCGCCCTGAGGACGCCCGTCCCGATAACCCGGTCGACTACCTGGTCCACATCCGCAAAGTCGCTCTTCCCCTGTACCCGCAGTGGGGGCTCGAGCCGAACGTCTACTACATCCCGCCGGTGCATGTGCCGAGGAGTTTCCTGCGCATGATGTTTGGCCCCGGGGTGGACCATGCAATCGAGTCGTATCGGAAGGCCCCGGACGATCCCGATCTCGTCGGGCTTCTCTCCCTCTTCGGTTCCTCCCCCCAGATCGTCCCCCGGTGGAAGAGGCTGGGAGACTCGGTGATCGGTTTGACCGAGGCGGGCGCCGAGATTCTCCGCGTCCCGATGAAGGAGCCGGTTCATATCCGCAAGGCGTTCGATCTGGCGGCCGGCGTCACGCGGACGAACACGCCATGAGGAGGCTCGCCATGCGACTCTCAGTGCTGTCGGCGGCCATCGGCTGCCTGGCTCTCCTCTCCTGCGGCGGGCGGCACGAGAAGACGACCCCCGAGATCGTGGCTCGCGGAGTCGCGACGCTGCCCGGGGATCCGGAGGACCGGATCTGGGAGAAGGCCCCCGTGCACGTTGCGACGCTCTTGCTCCAGGACATGGTCGAGCCGCGATTGCTGGAAGCGTCGACGACCCACGTCCGCATCCAGGCCCTCGCTGATGGATCGAGGCTCGCGATCCGGATGAGCTGGGACGACTCCACCAGGAGCGATCTGCTCGCCCCGGGAAAGTTCGGCGACGCCTGCGCTGTGCAGTTCCCTGTCGAGGGAGGAGCGGACTTGCCCGCTCCGCAAATGGGAGAGGAGGGTCGACCCGTCGAGATCGCCTTCTGGTCCGCCGCCTGGCAGGCACTGGTCGACGGCCGTCCGCGCGACATCCATGCCATCTACCCGGGGGCGAAGGTCGACCACTACCCCTATGAGGCCGGGTCCCTGGAACCGGGCTCCTCAGAGCAGACGGCGATGGAATCCCGCTATGCGCCGGCGCGCGCCGTGGGGAACCCGGTTGCGGGACCCCACGATCGTCCCGTCCAGGACCTGCTTGCCGCAGGGCCCGGCACGCTGACTCCGGCGGAACGAACGCTCTCGGATGGGAAGGGGAGGTTCGCCTCGGCCAGCTGGGTGGTCCTGGTCAGCAGGCCCCTCCCTGCGACGCTCGCGCACACGGGGCGGGCGCAGGCAGCATTCGCGGTTTGGGAGGGGGGGAATCGCGAGGCCGGAGCGCGGAAGATGCGGACAGGTTGGATCCCAATCTCGCTGGAGGAAGGAAGATGAGCGGCCCGCGGCGGGTCGTCGATGCCGCGGATCTGCGGGAGGCGGCCGCTTGGAGATTGCTGAGTGTCCTGCTGGAGCGGCCGCGATCTGGATGGGAGGAGGAGGCTCGATCGCTCGCGGGCGAGATTGCCGATCCGGTGCTCAAGGCGGCCGCGGCTGCCGCGGCGGGGTCGGCGAACGAGGGGGAGTACTTGCGCTGCCTGGGTCCCGGTGGAGCGGCCTCGCCGAGAGAGGTGGCCTACCGGCTGGATGATCCAGGGAGAATCCTGTCCGAGATCGCGAATCTGTATCAGCTTTTCTCGTACCGGCCTCGATCCGAGGACACGCTCGACCACGTGGCTGTGGAGTCGGGATTCCTCGGTTTCCTCCATCTCAAGAAGGCCTTCGCAATCGCATCGGGGAACGAGGAAGGCAGCGCGATCGCCGCCTCAGCCATTAGGGCCTTCGCCAGCGACCACCTCCGCCATGCGGCCGACCCGATCGCGAGGCGTCTCGAGCTCGCGCGCGGACCCCAGTACCTTCTGCTTGCCATGCGGTGCTTGAGGGACAGAGTGGGCCGATCCCCCTGGAGAGACGATCGCCTCGGGGTGGGAGACACAGGCCACCCCGTCTGGAGCGCTCGCGCAGTCTTCGGCGAGGCCGACGGCTGCAGCGGGTGCGCCGCAGGCGACGGAGCGGGCTCTTGATCTCGCGCAGCGCGGAGTACGCGATCCGCTCGATGATCCTTCTTGCCGGCGCGGGCGATCGATGGCTTCTCAACCGGGAGATCGCGCGGGAGCTCTCTCTTCCGCCTCAGTTCCTCACCAAGATCCTTTCCACTCTGGCCCGAGAAGGGCTCCTGATGAGTCAGCGGGGCAAGGGGGGGGGATTCCGATTGGCTCGCCCGGCGGAGGGGATCACGCTCCTCGACGTGGTCGATCCCTTCGATCGGACCTTGCTGCGCGGCGGGTGCCTCTTGGGGAGGACCGTCTGCAGCGGCTCCAAGCCGTGCATGCTCCACAGCCTTTGGGCTCCCGTCCAGCAGATACTTCGCGAGAGCCTCGCGGGGACGACCCTCGCGGGGCTGACCCGGACGCCTCAGGGCAAGCGTAGCCTCGCGAGGAGGCGGGCTTCTGCGGCGAAGCGAGAGGGGTGCCCCCTGGCCGCCAGCGATGAAGCGCAGGCGGTCCTGGCGAGAGAACGATCTACGCCGGATCGGCCGTAGGCGTCGACGATCCCCTCCGCGCGAGTATCGCCGTCGCCTCGACCAGGAGCG contains:
- a CDS encoding Rrf2 family transcriptional regulator, whose translation is MISRSAEYAIRSMILLAGAGDRWLLNREIARELSLPPQFLTKILSTLAREGLLMSQRGKGGGFRLARPAEGITLLDVVDPFDRTLLRGGCLLGRTVCSGSKPCMLHSLWAPVQQILRESLAGTTLAGLTRTPQGKRSLARRRASAAKREGCPLAASDEAQAVLARERSTPDRP
- a CDS encoding dehydrogenase, yielding MALVHNWQLDRAMSYWYPESRPKKQFAAVFDTNKCIACQTCTLACKTTWTSGQGQEYMLWNNVESKPYGFYPLGWDVQLLERLGGQSWSGRHYEGRTIFEAAGAGERVLGWRPDELDYAYPNVGEDDSAGAELQTGAFMELPHTKWFFYLARICNHCTYPACLASCPRSSIYKRQEDGVVLIDQSRCRGYQECVRACPYKKTFFNPMTSTSEKCIGCFPKIEMGQQPQCFVNCIGKIRHVGWISRPEDARPDNPVDYLVHIRKVALPLYPQWGLEPNVYYIPPVHVPRSFLRMMFGPGVDHAIESYRKAPDDPDLVGLLSLFGSSPQIVPRWKRLGDSVIGLTEAGAEILRVPMKEPVHIRKAFDLAAGVTRTNTP
- a CDS encoding molybdopterin oxidoreductase, with amino-acid sequence MNDRLTRRGFMQLAAAAGFELSLASASRAWDLDAIDNPLASYPSQDWERAYRDLWRYDSEFSFVCAPNDTHNCLLRAYVRSGVVTRVGPSMRYGEAVDQDGNGSSHRWDPRICQKGLALTRRFYGDRRLRHPMVRAGFKRWVDSGFPRGENGLPPAEYFNRGRDEWVRVSHEEAARLVARAMDNIARTYTGAEGAERLKAQGYGEEMIGVMKGAGTQCMKFRGGMPLLGLTRVFGLYRMANSMALLDAKIRGVEPGDALGGRGFDNYSWHTDLPPGHPMVTGQQTVEFDLHAVEHAETVVVWGMNWITTKMPDAHWLTEARLKGTKVVVIACEYSATSSKADEAIVVRPGTTPALALGLAGVILREKLYDDDYVRRWTDLPALVRMDTVKFLKAGEVFGGVPAPLTNQTKVLADGEKPPPPGKQDEMLIPAALRSEWGDYVWCDRRDRSPRALTRDQVGVHSEVEDPLIEGTVEIRLADGSTVRCRPVFDLIQEYIAHFDPKTTEELTWAPAEAVERLARHIARSPGKTLFAIGMGPNQFFNNDNKDRALFLLAALTGNVGKVSGNVGSYAGNYRVALFNGAPQYINENPFDLELDPSKPAKVKQYWRPESAHYYNHEDHALKVGHKMLTGKTHIPAPTKSLWFANANSILGNVKWHYNTVVNVLPRIEMIAVQEWWWSTSCEWADVVFAVDSWCEMKHPDMTASVTNPFLNVFPRSPLPRIFDSRGDIEILAMVGRALAELTGDSRFVDCWKFVDEERADVYLQRIIDGSANARGYRFLDLEEKAQRGVPALMMGRTNPKSVGYEQVADSRPWYTKSGRLEFYRDEDEFIEAGENLPVHREPIDSTFYEPNVIVAPPHEALRPAGPAAYGVERGDLSCEVRQGRNVVLTWAETRRTAHPLAKDGYRFIFHTPKYRHGSHTLPVDTDMVALLFGPFGDIYRRDKRVPFVSEGYVDIHPEDARGLAVEDGDYVWVDSDPSDRPFRGWQGNAKDYAFSRLLCRARYYPGTPRGVTRMWFNMYGATPGSVEGSRARPDGLAKNPRSGYIALFRSGSHQSATRGWLKPTLMTDSLVRKDLFGQTINKGFLPDVHCPTGAPREAIVKITRAEPGGLGAMGLWRPAASGLRPRYESAAMKQYLAGGFAAGAEEKGGKS